The segment CTTAGACTGGAGGTACCTCAAGCTACGTGAAGTAGTTCTTTAGTTTTCGCAAACCAATGTCTCACTCTTTCCgttattcctctctgtcttctcATCCATCACAGTTCATCTCTAGAGGATAGGAACACCCAACAAATGGAGCATAGTTTCAATTGTTTACAATGTATTCTCCCCATCTGTTAGAGACAGACAAATCGAAACAAATGGAGCATAGTTTAAATTGTTTACAATGTATTCTCCCCATCTGTTAGAGACAGACAAATCGAAACAAATGGAGCATAGTTTAAATTGTTTACAATGTATTCTCCCCATCTGTTAGAGACAGACAAATCGAAACAAATGGAGCATAGTTTAAATTGTTTACAATGTATTCTCCCCATCTGTTAGAGACAGACAAATCGAGAAACGATGTCATACCATTCGCTTGCCAGTTTGTCGTGTCACACCTGGCAACTTCTCAGCATTTCCCAGTCATTTCTTCAATTCGAATTATAGTTTGTCTCAAGGAAGGTTGTGCATTTCCTATCTGTGTGTGGGTTTAACGTTTTGTATCAGCTCCAGCCATCATGTGCAACAGCAAATGTAAAGAAGACAATGAAGACTGCCCGAACGAATCTCAAGTACAACGAAAACTATTAGCAAGGAAAGGCGCGACACAAATCGGAAGTCTGCGTCTGCAATGAGATGTCAAATCAATGTATGAAGTCATCCATACTTCAGCGACATTCTACCAagtaatcacacacacacatcatgaCAAATACACACTGTTCTCTCTGTTTAGAGGAAAGATGAATCGAGCAGATGAATTGCCAGTTACATTTTAACAtctcccgttttttttttaaagcaattttttaaaataattaaagtttaATTAGTAAAATATTAACAGTGTTACTTCTGTTGACTAGTTTTCAACAAGTGGTACTATCCCCCAAAAGATTTACTGCTACAGTGGTGAACAACAGcagaaaaaatacaataaacatgccCTGCTGGGCTCAGTGAAATTGACTGTGTAATGATTGGCCAAAATAGTTTGAACAGCTCTGCAGTCTCTGATAGCTTAGTGACCTCAAAGTAGAATCAAACTTGTGAATTAGGTTGAAACACTAGAGttccaaaacaaaaatgatccttttgtaacaaaaatgtaGTTAAGACTTTGAACAATGCTAAATAATTACACTTGGTTACTATTCACAGCAAATTTTCCATGTTACAAAAATGTTGACAGAATATTTACTTTGGTCTGGGCTTCATCCTATACAGATTTGGATGAAATAATACattgagctaaaaaaaaaagtcttgatcTCATTGTGCATTTAGGAATGCCTAAACGTATGTGTTCTATCTGAATGCTGGTTAGATTTAGGAGGATGcttcttttattatttcataaataaaaacaaacaaagataatagtcattaaaaacaaaaaaaaaatgtaatgtaattttatttattttaacaaaaacaacattgtcTAGATCAACAATTATTGTATAACCAATTAAACATTGCAGGCgaagtggatgagtggtaaagcgctttgcaTTCAAACAGGGAGTACTGagtttaaatcctggtgaagactgtgatttttagtgcgcctatgagtccactcagctctaatgggcacctgatttgttggggaaaaattaaggcggttggtctttttgctggccacatgagaccctcattaactgtgggcacagaaacagataatctttacatcatctgcatggtctgaatattttaaataaaacacaacTGTGTTAATTGATTTGTTAATAAACATTTCTCTACACAAAATGAGCCAACAATTCATTTACTTGAAAAAGTTTACTTATAAGAGACacactttcttaaaatattttgaaataaaataaattatggggaaaaaaaagagtcacTGTTAGCCAATAAATGTGGTCAGTCATTCTTATGGATTGGAATGACCTAATGACTATTCCGTTATTTTATCCATTAATTGAAATGGGCAATTTTAGCTACACAACAATTAAAGGTTAAAgatgaattatttttgtgtgtatggtGGGATGTAAGTGCAATAGATACCAAACACACACAATGATCAGagaaattaacatttaaaaaaaacatttatctcCTATACAATATCTACAATGATGGattcatgaaataaaacaatttgccAGTTTTCTGTCTGTATACATATCATAAAAACATCGGCAATTCCgtaaccttttttatttttcagatgACAGCAACAggttcaaatatatatatttttttcaaacaatcatAATGATAGAACCATTTAGTGATTTGAGAGTGCATTAATCCAAGTGTTTTGAATATTACAAGCAAAAGTTGATCTAGCTACATTGTTATGATGTGTATGAAACAGTTTGTCTGgacaccacaaacacaaagcttaCGAATCTATCAAGCTGttatcctccctacattgctctatgcctcagaaacgtggacagtatacagaaaaaaatgcaaaggaACTGAACctcttccacatgacatgtctaagaaaaacactgaatgtcaaatggcaagacaaaataccagatactgaagtccttcgaagagctggtctgcaaagcatccacacaatcctcatgcagtcccagctgcaatGGGCAGGAcatgtctgcagaatggaagaccccAGCATCCCTAAATGACTCTTGTATGACCAATCAAGCGAAGGAAAgtgctcgcaaggtggtcaaagaaaacgcttcagggacaccctcaaagcttctctgaaagcgttcAGCATAAACCcatccacctgggagacagaggcacatgacagagcatcatggaaAAGAGAAGcgccagaaaagaaaatcaaggccaatgacaccagctccagctggaataacctgcacagtgtgcagccgaacattctgggttcacataggtctcaccggccacacgaggagacataaaaccccagtgcaaagccctcagccctctGGATGACAAAGAGGTCAtcatcgaactacgatggacgaactatttATATTAAACAGTAACACTGTCATGAATATCATCaagagtgatttttttttaatcatgttttttttaaaaggacaaagaacttttcatcataaataatttatatttactaatcttaaaagcataatggTAATAAATAGGGATTCAATCAATGAGATTAATAACCTTTATGAAATGAAACCAAATAAATACAGTTCATTAAAATGTGTATTAACATTTGGATGCACATTTTGAACATTTGATTTGACCTTTGATCTAAATtttcataaataaattaattttattttaattgtatatataagatttttttttatacaaataaacattaaGTACAGAGAACACATCATCTGCTAGGAAGAACTGATTTATTCCAGGGTCCATAATCCAGTTCATTTTTGTATGCTGCCAGAGTGTTTTTGATCACCATAGCAACAGTAACAGGGCCAACTCCACCTGGAACAGGAGTGATATAGCTAGCCTTCTTAGAAacacctagaaaaaaaaaagaaaaacttaaaaaacaaaacaaaacgttaACATTACGTTAACTGAATAAATATGCTAAAATTAAATAGAACATGCTAAGATTTAGATCTTAAGAAACATAGACAAGAAAATTTAGACAAAAGTCTGTGTTTCTATGCTATACAGGCAAGAGTAGCattgaaatgaaagaattgATGAAGTCAAAGCAAAGTTAGAAGATCTCAAACTTCAATGAACCAAacattaagcaaaaaaaaaaacatctgctATATCTAGGCCTCTTTggtaaaaaaggaaaaataaagtATTGTACTCTATTGAATCTAAGCCATGCACAAATCTAAACTGTATCTTATTTATTGAGGTTGAAGAACTCATAAAAAAGATGTGAGTCTAAGCCACAGGCATTCCATCGAATGGCGAAACAAAATGATGGCTGAAAATGCTACTCTAAATGGCAAGGGATGAAGTTTGGGAAATGTTAGCACAAGGCAATATAACTTTGGcttcttttcttttatagaTTGTGCACAGGTAAAGGCTGATATCTATCATGGTGCAAAAGCCTCGGGACTTAGTCTCAAGGAAAATCAGGAGTGGAGCCCCTTAAGAGTTGGACTATCAATTAAGGAATTCCCTCTGCAGCATCCATacctatatattaatataatgcAATGCCTAGGAATGCATCCAAGAGAAATCAATCTTTCTGCTGTTTCAAAGCAACTAAAACAAAACCTGGATGGCAATTATTTATACCCATTGATGAAAAGGCAAAGAATTTTGTACATATGTTACCTGCAAAATCTACATCACCAACAAGTCTGGCTTTGCCGTTCTTATCTAATATCCGAGTGATGCCGACATCAATGACCACCACACCATCTTTCACCATGTCTGCTGTCACTAGGCCAGGGATGCCAGTGGCAGTCACCAGAATGTCAGCTGACTTTATAAAGTGACGAAGTTGATCAGGTGGTGTGTTCCTGTGACATATAGTTGTAGTAGCATCCCCTGAAACCAATGTCGAGTAAAGAGGAAACAAAGAAAGGATAAATGAGAACATTTTGCTTagtctgttaaaaaaaacaacttaactaTGATTTCAGACATTTTTAACAAAAGTTGTTTAAAAGCTTCAATGTTTCTATTGTAAGTGTGTAAAGCTCTGTTCAAGGCCAGCTATCTATGTGGCAAATAATGCACAGGTGAGCTTAGGTGTTTCTCAAGACAATCTTACTGAGGGAGTCATGGGGCCTGCAAATTGACATTTCACTTTTGCAAAAAGTATAACCATTTAGTTAAGTGTGACATTCTGAAGAGCAGAATAAAAATCCCAACATCTACTGAATCTGGAACTGGAGATCTTTAGCTCAGTGGTCAAGCACTTTCCCACGCTGCCATCACTATGACCTACAAATGCTTCCAAAAGCAGTTGAAAAGTTTTTCAATTATAGAAGGGCTGGctttaaaattacaaattaattttatgaagttgaaatattttaattgatgTTTAATAATGCCTTATGCGTTTAATCCCTTGGATACACTCTGCTTGCTGACAGCAATACTCAACCAAGATGTAAAATGCTATGACTAGTAAAGGAAAGTTTAGCTAATCTGTTGCCTTACCAATAGTGGAGCCTTTATTCTGACTTGCATGAAGATGTAGAGCTATTGGAAGACCAACATTTTTAGAACGACCACATACAACAGCATTCTTTCCCAATGTGTTAATGTCTTTAAAGAGAGACAGATGACCAAAGAGTTAAAAACAGCTTTGTTGTGCTATAATAAACTTTTGAATGTAACTTTATAAACAaagtaaagcaaaaaaaaaaaagtcagaataattcataaaatatttaagaaatgaATCTTACATAAACAAAGATCAAATAAAAagtgtctttgaaaaaaaaatgaaaaaaatagtgaaaatgtcaatgaaaaaaaagggctattatcttttgattttttacttttaagaagtaaaaaatcaacaacttttaaatagaaaattaaGTTCAATGTATAACTCTTGACTAGAGCATTTAGAAATAAGTGGACACATACTTAACCTCTTTAAGATTTCCAGAACTCCAGAAGGTGTGGCAGGAATAAATGCTTCCTGGTTGACACAGAATCTGCCAACATTAAGTACATTAAAGCCATCCACATCTTTGCCAGGCAGCACAGCATCACAGACAGTTCTTTCACTCATGTTTGGAGGCAGAGGAAGCTGTACCAGTATTCCATCCACCTCAGGCAGTCTGTTGAGAGCTTCTATTTCCTTCAGCACTTCTCCTTCACTCACATTTTCTGGTATGCGAAGTATATCACAAGAGATTCCTGAAGAAAAGTAAACGAGTGGTTAaaagtgaaatatttttaagacAATATTTCTAAGCTTAGTGTTAAATGATCATTTTTTCCTATTGCCTCTGAGCTATAgtctcagatgaaggaaccaaCTACTGGCCAAAACAAACTGGAACGACAAAGGCATAACCTCTACACTCAAATCAGAGGGATGTGCTCCCTGGTCATTGACAAATTCGTATATTTGGGAATCtaggacgctgactgcagaactagagatgagaatcctagcaatggaactgagatactacagaaagatcctaggtatcatgtacaaagactgcatcactaacgaagagattagaaacaggattaatacagtgATTGGatcccatgatgacctgctaaaaACTGtcaaaaatgcaaactaaaactctatggccatatcacaaggtcttcagggctcaTTAAGATGACCAACAGGGAAAAAtcgaaggaaaaagaagaaaaggcagacagaaaaagtgaTGGGAACACAGCATAAAACAAtagatccaaggcaaaagacagaggaataaagaaagtcaacagatcttgtatggtgccccaattGTCCAATGGACTAAAGAATAGGCGAAGGTGAAGATAGATactaatactttgaaaaaatagagccaattatagaaatagaaatgtCATCTCTTAAGCTCGACACTTCTGAACTACCGTTTTAAGCTTATACTTGGGTTTAGTGTGTACATGAATGCTTGAAAGAATAATATGCATTTTGCATCTACAACAGTACTGACTATATTTAGATGCATAAATTAGGTGTgtgtaattatatatatatgctatttacaaataaattttaaccttttttaaaaacgaTATTCTTGCTCTTGATGGGTGAGGTATATCTTGAATACAAACTGATAGTCTAGTAGGGatttagaaatatttgaaaGATAAAATagaatagttgttttattttataacccCATGTTAGACAGTGATGAGATCACACAGAAATACTTTAAAgaactctctttaaaaatattgttttagacTAGCATAATGATTATCAAATTGTCACTGAGAACAAATAAAGACAAGATGTTACCAGTGTACTGTGCAGCCAGAGCTTTGTTTCTGACATATATGATGCTGGCTGGATTGTTTCCTACAAGGAGAACAGAGAGGTGAGGTGCTCTTTTACCATCAGCAACAAGTGATGAAActtctgtttttatttcatctttTATGACTTGCGCTATTGCTTTACCATCAATCACAGCAGCCTTAGAAAGTCTGGAAATCAATCATGTaaatagtcaattaataatGATGatctttccaaaaaaaaaaagaaatctgaaACATTGAACTAACAAAGAAAGCAGTGAAATCAAATTCAttttaagaaaataagaaatacatttatattacaAAAACTTAGGATAACTTTTAATGTGCAGTTTGcccattaaaatatattatattatatacagaTACAATCTCAACCagaaaaacagacagaaatataGAAAACCATTCACAAAGAATCTTGCAAAATACTTTCATTGAGATGTATCCCactgaagactgggaatttaaACTTCaagatttttaggatgcctctgagtccacccaactctgacaGACATTGGGTAAATAAATTCCTTTGGTCATCGTGCTTTCCAAGTAACACCTTCGTTAACCCAAGGCCATAGAAATCTTATCACAAGGTTTAAAAGTGGTAGTTTTATCTTAACCTCAACACTGCATCAGACTCTGCTAATCCTAAATCAGACTACACAGTGATTATATACATTGTGGGACTCACAGACATGGtagttgttttgtttgcttTATCATATCGGACGTTCATTTAAAAATGAAGATCCTTATGTTCTGGACCAAATCTTCTATAATCTATAGGACAGTAGGGGATGATGGCTACTAGGGTTCAAACTAGGGACCATTGGGATGACACTCCAGAGCACATATCACAGTCATCAATTTAAAGGTGGTTCAATACTGATGGATGCCAAAAATAATAGTACTGCTAATGTAGATTTAGTAATTTAAATGCTAAATGACTTTAAAATAGTTATCAAGTCTCATTGAAATAGAAGGTAATGAATTTTACATTAACTCCaaattttgagtttcaaccACAAAGCCCATTTAAATGAAACACCCAGTTTagatactattttaaaataacttacGATAATTCAGGCTTTAtgaaatattttagattttcacTGCCTGTATGAGATTTAATACTTGTTAATGCACTTTGATCATGAGTGTTTCTTGTagcaaaaaaaatgaagttttttCCAGGGTTCTGTCTTAGTAagcctttgtttttcagttcCAATGGCACAGTTTTCAATTTGATTGTACATTGTAAATAGTTACAATGCAGACTGTGCAGTTGACGATTCATTTGTAACAAAGGTAATTTACATAATGTGTAAGTGGTAAGATTAATGGGCAGACCAtaatgaactagatctataagtccAAGCCCATGAATTTTGTTGGTATGATAGCGAATTGATCTAATGCACAACATAGTTGAATGCATTCTTGTAATGTTATAGTCTAGTCATTAAGGATCGAGATCTAGAAGATACagatctaggcctagatctctctctctcacttactATCATTTACTGATTTAGTGTACCATTTTACTTTTACTCTAAAAGTGAAAGTATACTTTGATACTATTATTacttattatagatctactaaatcatagtctagaatctataataggCCCTAATAAGCCCTTATAAGTAATTCTAGTGTCTATACTAATATAGATTATATctaagatctaattattaatagTATTGTAATAAAGGAGGGGCTATAGTAGCGGCTATACAATAAGTTattatcatatagatctagatctagtctaatactagctagatctagatctagtatttttaGTAATACATGTAATCTATTTTctacatttacatattatagatagatctagtagatctataatataattattataataaatagatctagatctagtaatataatATCTGATATGTAATATACactattatttattatcattTACTAGTCTATGATTAAAAATGATTtactaataactaatagtaatgATGTCTAGTAATAACCCTAAAATATAAGCCCTAAAAAATAGTAAtagattaaatagatctatagatctagaatctagctagatctagatctatactatatattatatatccagATAATGATACTGAGATAGTCAGATAGTCTCAGAATGAATAATTTAAGATTTGCATTTTGTAACACAAAATCTAGCACatattctattctagatctagctactagagatttatataatgattatgactatgtaagtatatatatgtatttatatagatctatatctagatctagttttacaGTTACAGTATACACACATTAAAGGTCAAAGCATTCTAATGTAACTTTTTTTGAGGAGATTACAGCAGTGTGTTTTTCTTTACCTGCCAGTAACTGAAtaagttcatttaaatttaaaatcttttgaactagtaaaaatctatatctagatatgtCCGCCCTAAAGATCTAGAagattctatagatctatactttccacaaatgtgattattttggatttgacattatttaaataaaaacaattctacattaattaataacttttcaggtaaaaaaaaaatgatgagttGAATGTTGTTATTGTACTGACGATTGACCTTTGACCCAGAAAAAGGGAGGTTTGTTGTGTCAAGATGGCTGCACCCGACGTTCAAAATATTGAAATTCAAAAATCGCTTTACGAGGAACTTTCTGAAGTCAGCCGAAAAAATTTAGAGGATACGGCTTGGGCTGGATCTCTAACAGTTAAAGATGATGGATTAACActaaataagaaagaaagatttCCTTCTCGTTACAAGATGGGACGTAagtaaaaagactttttttttttttttcactgtcgACACTTTCAACTTTGCTGTCCTGTACCACCGTGACTGttagtttgacaaaaatgtcaaaataaatatataacaacaGAAACTATCTAGTTATGTAGAGCTTGCTGAGAGGTTTACAATGATACCAAATTTATCTTTCTATGTTATATAGGAGCAAAGTTATGCCGTTTTATGTGTAGAAAAATTGACTAGGtagaaaatgttgaaaaaactGTGATCGAAAAAATGAGTTTTCGTCTTTATCTCATCATAACTTTATAACcataatagatagatctagaagctTGAAATTTGGAACACAGCTACCTCATtatatgatttttaatttgaatgtttc is part of the Biomphalaria glabrata chromosome 2, xgBioGlab47.1, whole genome shotgun sequence genome and harbors:
- the LOC106069734 gene encoding bifunctional methylenetetrahydrofolate dehydrogenase/cyclohydrolase, mitochondrial-like codes for the protein MHSTMLCIRSIRYHTNKIHGLGLIDLVHYGLPINLTTYTLCKLPLLQMNRQLHSLHCNYLQCTIKLKTVPLELKNKGLLRQNPGKNFIFFATRNTHDQSALTSIKSHTGSENLKYFIKPELSLSKAAVIDGKAIAQVIKDEIKTEVSSLVADGKRAPHLSVLLVGNNPASIIYVRNKALAAQYTGISCDILRIPENVSEGEVLKEIEALNRLPEVDGILVQLPLPPNMSERTVCDAVLPGKDVDGFNVLNVGRFCVNQEAFIPATPSGVLEILKRLNINTLGKNAVVCGRSKNVGLPIALHLHASQNKGSTIGDATTTICHRNTPPDQLRHFIKSADILVTATGIPGLVTADMVKDGVVVIDVGITRILDKNGKARLVGDVDFAGVSKKASYITPVPGGVGPVTVAMVIKNTLAAYKNELDYGPWNKSVLPSR